The Candidatus Acidiferrales bacterium DNA segment CCGACTACGTGGCGGCGGTGTCGAACGGCCTCGGGTATGTGGAAACAGTTGAGAAGCTGCTCGGCGTGGAGGCGCCCCCTCGGGCTCGCTGGGTGCGTACCATCCTCACCGAGCTGCAGCGCATCGCCAGCCATCTCCTTTGGCTGGGTACTCACGCCCTCGATATCGGCGCCATCACGCCGCTTTTCTACACCTTTCGCGAACGGGAAGAGGTCCTCAAAATTTTTGAGAAGTATTGCGGAGCGCGCTTGACCACCCACGCCTTCCGCATCGGCGGTTTGCAATACGAAACATACGATGGTTTTGAGGATGATGTCCGAAGGTTTTGCCGCGATTTTTACCGTCGTGTGGACGAGTACGAAGCGCTGCTCACTGAAAATCGCATCTGGCTGGGCCGTACCAAAGGTGTCGGCATTCTTACGATCAAAGACGCCATCGATCTTGGCGCTACCGGCCCCATCTTGCGCGCTAGCGGCCTGCGATGGGACATTCGCAAAGCCTTTCCTTACGCCGCTTATAGCGAATTTGATTTCATGATCCCGACGGGCACGAATGGCGATACTTTTGACCGCTATATGGTTCGGATGGAAGAGATGCGGCAATCCTGTCGCATTTGTCAGCAAGCCATCGAGACCATTCCGGCGGGGCCCATCATGGCCAAAGTGGGCAAGGTTTTGAAACCGCCACCCGGCGAGGTCTATCACTCGATCGAAGCGCCCAAGGGCGAAATCGGCTACTACGTTGTGAGTGATGGCACCGTCCAACCCTACCGGGTTCGCATCCGGCCACCGTCTTTCATCAATCTGCAGTCGTTTGACAAGATGGTGAAGGGTATGCTCGTTGCCGACGTG contains these protein-coding regions:
- a CDS encoding NADH-quinone oxidoreductase subunit D, which codes for MPDERPWTATEETVLGADEIILNMGPQHPATHGVLRVKLKLDGEKIVGSECIIGYLHRGVEKIAEHRTYAQFAPYVDRTDYVAAVSNGLGYVETVEKLLGVEAPPRARWVRTILTELQRIASHLLWLGTHALDIGAITPLFYTFREREEVLKIFEKYCGARLTTHAFRIGGLQYETYDGFEDDVRRFCRDFYRRVDEYEALLTENRIWLGRTKGVGILTIKDAIDLGATGPILRASGLRWDIRKAFPYAAYSEFDFMIPTGTNGDTFDRYMVRMEEMRQSCRICQQAIETIPAGPIMAKVGKVLKPPPGEVYHSIEAPKGEIGYYVVSDGTVQPYRVRIRPPSFINLQSFDKMVKGMLVADVVAIIGTLDIVLGEVDR